Below is a genomic region from Candidatus Neomarinimicrobiota bacterium.
TCTAACTGTTGCTCCTCCTGCTTCATGATCCCTTCTTCCAGGTAATTACGGATCAGGTGGTAAGTGAAGCTCCCGCGCTCACAGGCCAGATTACAAGCTTTGTTCAGATCTCTGACAGGATACTTTCTCTTTAACTGCAATACGCCATTGACAGCACGATATGCTATGATGCCCCTGCTAGAGATTGCCTGGTCAGCCCAGCGGCGTATTCCACTACCTGCAGCATCACATTGTTGTAGAAGTCTCTTTTGCCAAGTATTCTGGTCCATGGATTTGTTCTCAGGTAAACAGCTACGGTCAGCGTGAAAGCTGCCTTTACGAGTTACATCCAGCCATTGGATCACTTCTCCATGGTAGAGTACTTTGACCCACTCGCTGTTAAAATGGACATTGACCTGTTTACCCATATACTTGGGTGGTATGGGATAAAATGCACCCCCCACCTCGATGTGACTATCCAAAGCATTGACTTTACGATTACCAACCTTGAAGTAAGCAAATGACTTCTCAGGAAGTGCCTGTAATGCTGGCTGTTCTTTTTTGAACATGGCATTAACCTGACGCTTGGTGGTGCCGTGGATACGGGTACTGGCCCAGGTATTATTCCAGTTCTGTAAGTGAGTATTCTGCTCATCAATGGATTCAAAACGTTTACCGCCCAAGGCATTGTCCTGAACATAATCCACATTGGATTCTACTTTACCTTTATGCTGGGGGGTGGCTACCCGGCAGGGCAAGGGGATGAACCCTGCATGTTTACTGTATGCTTCGTACAGAGGATTTAGTTCTGGTTCATACAGATGAGCTTTCAATACACCTGACTTGAGATTATCCAGAAGTAGAGTAGCAGTAACCCCGCCAAAGGCCAGGAACGCCTCTTCATGGCAGCGAATGAAGGTCTCCACATCCTGATGCCAGACAACCTTCTCAAAGCTCTTACGGCTATTTGACAGGGTCATGACAAATAGCCAGGGTTTTACATAACGGCCATTCTTGTTAGTGGGTGCTCCCTGCCCAAAATCAACTTGGGCTTCTACCCCAGGCAGAGTCTCTATCCGGGCATAGAGTTTTGGATCCTTTTTATTCAGCTTTCGGACATATCGTTTGACACTGTAATAGCTGCCTCGATACGCCTCCTCAGCACACAGATCCTGATAAATACTTTGGGCATTCTGACCAGCCTTTAGCTTTTCTTTGATCTCAGAATCATAGACCGCCACCTTGGATTTGGAGGGCTTTTTGTCAGCTTCATCAGGGTCGGTGGGCACTTCAAAATGGGCCACCTTACTCGGTGGGCACTTGCTACCCCCTGTAGGTGGCACACTTTGACTCAGATTTTCCGTTTTATTAGTGGTTGAATCACTACTCGATTGAGCACTTCTATCAGCTTCTAGTGCTGTGAGTTCTTGTTGCCATTTCTTGCGGTAGGCT
It encodes:
- the istA gene encoding IS21 family transposase; this encodes MGNTLGMDKKDLIERLFATGWSNRKINRSTGIHRDTVSAYRKKWQQELTALEADRSAQSSSDSTTNKTENLSQSVPPTGGSKCPPSKVAHFEVPTDPDEADKKPSKSKVAVYDSEIKEKLKAGQNAQSIYQDLCAEEAYRGSYYSVKRYVRKLNKKDPKLYARIETLPGVEAQVDFGQGAPTNKNGRYVKPWLFVMTLSNSRKSFEKVVWHQDVETFIRCHEEAFLAFGGVTATLLLDNLKSGVLKAHLYEPELNPLYEAYSKHAGFIPLPCRVATPQHKGKVESNVDYVQDNALGGKRFESIDEQNTHLQNWNNTWASTRIHGTTKRQVNAMFKKEQPALQALPEKSFAYFKVGNRKVNALDSHIEVGGAFYPIPPKYMGKQVNVHFNSEWVKVLYHGEVIQWLDVTRKGSFHADRSCLPENKSMDQNTWQKRLLQQCDAAGSGIRRWADQAISSRGIIAYRAVNGVLQLKRKYPVRDLNKACNLACERGSFTYHLIRNYLEEGIMKQEEQQLEIRLQQSSDIIRSPKEYAHIIGELGEVQS